A region of Chitinophaga horti DNA encodes the following proteins:
- a CDS encoding 6-bladed beta-propeller, producing MKILYNMISVGLLLVLLPGPSSAQPTELRIDPAAAVGAKAVQVFKQINYIPLETKPGSVFGKIDQMRVTREYFIILDHTTNAILVFKKNGDFHARILGKTTREEPREAISTMTVDPVRNEVLFTKATGKYLHRYNFDAKRVGALPIATPMYDFHSFGDGQLAKALSYQAKPEVDSNAYKLHVTQGNAVQRHFPYKPADGKWLYYAREQSMFLPGNLDTTVLFSWMFDYHVYELTPGTLKMAYRFVLPMAASLPGDFLTSASYPARKFDWLIQHPEKVFSIGYVLRRQHLLFFRLQDFNDADNSFLYNLRTGGLVCLQKISPDASNWYMPVAYDGEGRPEFSQTNFLDMDADYLYTAYSADAMFRFKDANAEREIEYPGMLYGLFNFGSRKNNPVIVQLKLQPGL from the coding sequence ATGAAGATATTGTACAACATGATAAGTGTCGGGCTACTGCTCGTATTACTGCCAGGCCCCTCGTCCGCCCAGCCGACCGAACTCCGTATAGATCCCGCCGCAGCCGTTGGGGCGAAAGCAGTACAGGTCTTCAAGCAGATTAACTACATCCCGCTTGAGACCAAGCCAGGCAGCGTGTTCGGGAAGATCGACCAGATGCGTGTTACCCGCGAATACTTCATCATTCTGGATCATACGACGAATGCGATCCTGGTGTTTAAAAAGAATGGCGACTTTCATGCGCGCATCCTGGGTAAAACCACGCGGGAGGAGCCGCGCGAGGCGATCAGTACGATGACGGTAGACCCGGTGCGCAACGAGGTGTTGTTCACTAAAGCAACCGGTAAATACCTGCACCGTTATAACTTCGATGCGAAACGCGTGGGGGCATTACCAATAGCAACGCCGATGTATGACTTTCATAGCTTTGGCGACGGGCAGCTGGCGAAAGCGCTCTCCTACCAGGCCAAACCAGAGGTGGACAGTAACGCTTATAAGCTGCACGTAACGCAGGGCAACGCTGTGCAACGACACTTTCCCTACAAACCTGCCGATGGCAAATGGTTGTATTATGCGCGGGAGCAAAGTATGTTCCTGCCGGGCAACCTGGATACCACGGTGCTGTTTAGCTGGATGTTCGACTACCATGTGTATGAACTTACACCAGGCACGCTGAAAATGGCTTACCGTTTCGTGTTGCCCATGGCGGCTAGTTTACCAGGCGACTTCCTTACCAGTGCATCGTATCCCGCCAGGAAATTTGATTGGTTAATACAGCACCCGGAAAAGGTGTTTTCCATCGGTTACGTACTTCGCCGCCAGCACTTGCTGTTCTTTCGCCTGCAGGACTTTAATGACGCAGACAATTCCTTCCTGTACAACCTGAGAACCGGCGGACTGGTGTGTCTGCAAAAGATAAGTCCGGACGCATCGAACTGGTACATGCCCGTTGCCTACGACGGCGAAGGGCGGCCGGAGTTTTCGCAGACGAACTTCCTGGATATGGATGCCGACTACCTGTATACCGCGTACTCCGCCGATGCGATGTTCCGGTTTAAAGATGCGAATGCGGAACGGGAAATTGAATACCCCGGTATGCTGTATGGCCTCTTCAACTTCGGTTCGCGGAAAAACAACCCGGTAATCGTTCAACTAAAACTACAGCCAGGCCTTTAG
- a CDS encoding 6-bladed beta-propeller — MNKRLKSISSLLIASGLLAVACNQQKEQQPFSGPVIKVNPVSSTTIKISDVADSVVVVKLQTSDSVVFARIDKLELDSANYYILDKEGIKGIAVFDREGKFIRQIGQQGGGQGKYEVITDFQLKPGKVEVYDQQTGKLISYDLQGNYLAEKAVEKGYLAFASVQDTTGWATSCGGFCGNLMVGIGDKKTSYLSSPFKDYLFGKDKYFYTTNNALYFTDVFDTYIYQVRGGTPHPAYKLDFGAAANINFSKSGPQNQQKAAYGPTIEVMNEKQMLLTFVYHELQYYAFYDRNSGQVRCGDMLSNDINRVPLGQIVYGRDNMFVTNYEVDEQRAKEGLAYIQQMPPADTAGISRLKAMFEAARPLGTTYLVHTFLKS, encoded by the coding sequence ATGAATAAAAGATTAAAATCCATCAGCTCCCTATTGATCGCTTCGGGTTTACTGGCCGTGGCGTGTAACCAGCAGAAAGAACAACAGCCGTTCAGCGGCCCGGTGATCAAAGTGAATCCCGTTTCCTCCACCACCATTAAGATTTCTGATGTGGCCGACAGTGTTGTTGTCGTAAAGCTTCAAACCAGCGACTCCGTCGTTTTTGCGAGGATAGATAAGCTGGAGTTAGATAGTGCTAACTATTACATCCTCGATAAAGAAGGAATTAAAGGTATTGCCGTATTCGATCGCGAAGGTAAGTTCATCAGGCAGATAGGACAGCAAGGTGGCGGTCAGGGTAAATACGAAGTCATTACCGACTTTCAGTTGAAGCCAGGCAAGGTGGAGGTGTATGACCAGCAAACAGGAAAGCTGATCAGCTACGACCTGCAAGGCAATTACCTCGCAGAGAAGGCGGTAGAAAAAGGTTACCTCGCCTTTGCAAGCGTGCAGGATACAACAGGCTGGGCCACCTCCTGCGGCGGCTTTTGCGGCAACCTGATGGTGGGCATCGGTGATAAAAAGACGTCCTATCTCTCCTCTCCTTTTAAAGACTACCTGTTTGGAAAAGACAAGTATTTCTACACCACGAATAATGCACTCTACTTCACCGATGTATTTGATACGTACATCTACCAGGTTCGAGGTGGTACACCGCATCCGGCATACAAGTTAGACTTCGGAGCCGCTGCAAATATCAACTTCTCGAAGAGTGGTCCGCAAAATCAGCAGAAGGCCGCGTATGGCCCCACTATCGAAGTGATGAATGAGAAACAAATGTTGCTCACCTTCGTGTACCATGAGCTGCAGTACTATGCATTCTACGATCGCAACAGTGGGCAAGTGCGCTGTGGCGACATGCTGAGCAACGATATCAACCGGGTGCCGCTCGGGCAAATCGTGTATGGGCGCGACAACATGTTTGTTACAAACTATGAGGTAGACGAGCAGCGCGCAAAAGAAGGCCTTGCCTACATTCAGCAAATGCCCCCGGCAGATACAGCCGGCATCAGTCGGCTAAAGGCCATGTTTGAAGCTGCCAGGCCATTAGGCACTACTTACCTGGTACATACTTTTTTGAAATCGTGA
- a CDS encoding O-antigen ligase family protein encodes MVLVKNKVLTGYALLVLAPFYYFLLQYYPFSFNYELDIHLQYFLLPYATAAFCGWVMLKRRNRYLWLIAGAFLVLQLLVLLTTRYGYGNEHFSVWLSIAMMAAIGIGLGEDVRHLWLIVPGGYVWQLSLGGYQLLNGQRLVGSLMNTGVYACFVTMHLPLLYYYVKRQRWAYPLLLLITAGIIWVTASRTACMMYAVAVVLWLSPWIRQLWARPRARFVFLVLLPCLLALIVSAGWQMLQAKLPSAIGRQLFLRVSADHLADQPLTGTGLGRFTLHYPAWQAAFFKTHPDPDSTYFQVAGESYIIFNELLQLYLEVGIVGVALITWLLYRFYTLRSDHHTEWLRSLKQLVALILVAGLTAYPLHTTPVMLVLLLALASAWTVRSSGGEVKYPVGYGLAALYAVILFFHVRQMTMVLRWDRHPADTQNYAALESALGRDGKFRLSYGQALLANGRPQEAIGQLETGVQQHLCGHGLQLLANSYLQQKDYPAAERVYQFWADFIPNKFRPKYALMQLHKATNDQVKLHAIAQVLVQMPVKVNSGEIQVMLSEARQQLLYTSGIHLKNK; translated from the coding sequence ATGGTATTGGTAAAAAATAAAGTGTTAACCGGGTATGCGTTGCTGGTATTGGCACCGTTCTATTACTTCCTGTTACAGTACTATCCATTTTCGTTCAACTACGAATTGGATATTCATCTGCAGTACTTTCTGCTGCCTTACGCTACTGCAGCCTTCTGCGGATGGGTAATGCTCAAGCGGCGTAACAGGTATTTATGGCTGATCGCGGGGGCCTTCTTAGTTTTACAATTACTGGTACTGCTTACTACGCGGTACGGATACGGCAACGAACACTTTTCCGTATGGCTATCGATCGCCATGATGGCGGCTATTGGCATTGGTCTGGGCGAAGATGTACGTCATCTTTGGCTGATTGTGCCGGGCGGTTATGTATGGCAATTATCGCTTGGTGGTTACCAGCTGCTGAACGGGCAAAGGCTGGTCGGCAGCCTGATGAACACCGGGGTGTATGCCTGTTTCGTGACGATGCATCTGCCGCTCCTGTATTATTACGTCAAGCGCCAACGCTGGGCGTATCCTTTACTCCTGTTGATTACGGCGGGGATTATTTGGGTAACGGCATCGCGCACTGCATGCATGATGTATGCAGTTGCAGTTGTGTTGTGGCTATCGCCCTGGATACGGCAGCTATGGGCAAGGCCCAGGGCCAGGTTCGTGTTCCTGGTACTACTTCCCTGCCTGTTGGCATTAATCGTATCAGCTGGATGGCAAATGTTGCAGGCGAAGTTGCCATCTGCCATCGGCCGGCAGCTGTTCCTCCGCGTATCCGCAGATCACCTGGCAGATCAACCGCTGACGGGAACCGGGCTGGGACGTTTTACGCTGCACTACCCGGCATGGCAGGCAGCCTTCTTCAAAACACACCCCGATCCGGACAGCACCTACTTCCAGGTGGCGGGTGAGAGTTACATCATCTTTAACGAACTGCTGCAGCTTTATTTAGAGGTAGGCATAGTCGGTGTAGCACTAATCACGTGGTTGCTATATCGGTTTTATACACTCCGCAGCGATCATCATACGGAATGGTTACGGTCATTAAAACAACTGGTGGCGCTTATCCTGGTGGCGGGTTTAACGGCCTACCCCCTACATACCACACCCGTCATGCTGGTACTGTTGCTGGCATTGGCCAGCGCATGGACGGTACGATCGTCAGGCGGCGAGGTAAAATACCCGGTAGGGTACGGACTGGCAGCACTATATGCCGTGATACTGTTTTTCCATGTACGGCAGATGACGATGGTGCTGCGGTGGGACAGGCATCCTGCGGATACGCAGAACTATGCGGCTTTGGAATCAGCATTGGGGCGCGACGGTAAGTTCAGGCTCAGCTACGGACAGGCGTTGCTGGCCAACGGTCGGCCGCAGGAAGCAATTGGGCAATTGGAAACGGGCGTGCAGCAACATTTGTGCGGACATGGGCTACAGCTTTTAGCCAACTCCTATCTACAGCAAAAAGACTATCCCGCTGCGGAACGGGTATATCAATTTTGGGCAGACTTTATCCCCAACAAGTTCAGGCCAAAATATGCATTGATGCAATTGCACAAAGCAACAAACGACCAGGTGAAGTTACATGCCATTGCGCAGGTGTTAGTACAGATGCCGGTGAAGGTCAATTCCGGCGAAATACAAGTGATGTTGAGTGAGGCGCGGCAACAGCTATTATATACTTCCGGTATCCACTTAAAAAACAAATAA